The Dasypus novemcinctus isolate mDasNov1 chromosome 20, mDasNov1.1.hap2, whole genome shotgun sequence genome includes a region encoding these proteins:
- the ITFG2 gene encoding KICSTOR complex protein ITFG2 isoform X1, translated as MRSVNYVQRVALEFSGSLFPHAICLGDVDNDTLNELVVGDTSGKLSVYKNDGSRPWLTCSCQGMLTCVGVGDVCNKGKNLVVAVSAEGWFHLFDLTPAKVLDASGHHEALAGEEQRPVFKQHIPANTKVMLIGDIDGDGSCELVVGYTDRVVRAFRWEDLGEGAEHLTGKLVLLKKWMLEGQVDSLSVTPGPLGVPELMVSQPGCAYAILLCTWNKDAESPPASEGVTEGRETPAAPRDVVLHQTSGRIHNKNVSTHLIGSIKQGHGPESAGAGLFALCTLDGTLKLMEEADKLLWSVQVDHQLFALEKLDVTGNGREEVVACAWDGQTYIIDYNRTVVRFQVDENIRAFCAGLYACKEGRNSPCLVYVTFNQKIYVYWEVQLERMESTNLLKLLEAEPEYRSLLLELGVDPDDLPAARALLHQMLYHPDQPQPCAPSSLPDPISLDLPT; from the exons TTAAACGAGCTGGTGGTGGGAGACACCAGTGGGAAGCTGTCCGTGTACAAGAACGATGGCAGCCGGCCGTGGCTCACCTGCTCCTGCCAGGGAATG CTGACCTGCGTCGGGGTTGGAGATGTGTGCAATAAAGGGAAG AACCTGGTGGTGGCGGTGAGCGCCGAAGGCTGGTTTCACTTGTTTGACCTGACGCCAGCCAAGGTCCTAGATGCGTCGGGGCACCACGAGGCACTCGCGGGAGAGGAGCAGCGTCCGGTCTTCAAGCAGCACATCCCTGCCAACACCAAGGTCATGCTCATCGGCGACATCG ATGGAGACGGGTCCTGCGAGCTGGTGGTGGGCTACACGGACCGCGTGGTGCGGGCTTTCCGGTGGGAGGATCTGGGCGAGGGTGCCGAGCATCTGACGGGGAAGCTGGTGTTGCTCAAGAAGTGGATGCTGGAGGGTCAG GTGGACAGTCTCTCGGTGACGCCAGGGCCCCTGGGTGTCCCTGAACTGATGGTATCCCAGCCAGGCTGTGCTTACGCAATTCTACTGTGTACCTGGAACAAGGACGCCGAGTCCCCCCCCGCCTCCGAGGGGGTCACAGAGGGCAG GGAGACCCCGGCCGCCCCCCGAGATGTGGTGCTGCACCAGACGTCCGGGCGCATCCACAACAAGAACGTCTCCACACACCTCATAGGCAGCATCAAACAAG GTCACGGCCCTGAGAGCGCGGGTGCTGGCCTCTTCGCCCTCTGCACCCTGGACG GCACGCTGAAGCTCATGGAGGAAGCAGACAAGCTGCTGTGGTCAGTGCAGGTGGATCACCAGCTCTTCGCGCTCGAGAAGCTAGATGTCACG GGCAACGGACGGGAGGAGGTAGTTGCGTGTGCCTGGGATGGACAGACATATATTATTGATTACAACCGCACCGTTGTCCGCTTCCAGGTGGATGAAAATATCCGTGCCTTCTGTGCAG GCCTGTACGCCTGCAAGGAGGGCCGCAACAGCCCCTGCCTCGTGTACGTCACTTTCAACCAGAAGATCTACGTGTACTGGGAGGTGCAGCTGGAGCGCATGGAGTCGACCAACCTGCTGAAGCTGCTAGAGGCAGAGCCCGAGTACCGGAGCCTGCTGCTGGAGCTGGGCGTGG ATCCTGACGACCTCCCTGCGGCCCGTGCCCTGCTCCACCAAATGCTCTACCATCCCGACCAGCCACAGCCATGTGCTCCCTCAAGCCTCCCGGACCCCATCTCTCTGGACTTGCCCACTTAG
- the ITFG2 gene encoding KICSTOR complex protein ITFG2 isoform X2 → MCAIKGRVGPRLPCPPPLLSLCGPQNLVVAVSAEGWFHLFDLTPAKVLDASGHHEALAGEEQRPVFKQHIPANTKVMLIGDIDGDGSCELVVGYTDRVVRAFRWEDLGEGAEHLTGKLVLLKKWMLEGQVDSLSVTPGPLGVPELMVSQPGCAYAILLCTWNKDAESPPASEGVTEGRETPAAPRDVVLHQTSGRIHNKNVSTHLIGSIKQGHGPESAGAGLFALCTLDGTLKLMEEADKLLWSVQVDHQLFALEKLDVTGNGREEVVACAWDGQTYIIDYNRTVVRFQVDENIRAFCAGLYACKEGRNSPCLVYVTFNQKIYVYWEVQLERMESTNLLKLLEAEPEYRSLLLELGVDPDDLPAARALLHQMLYHPDQPQPCAPSSLPDPISLDLPT, encoded by the exons ATGTGTGCAATAAAGGGAAG GGTGGGACCCAgacttccctgccccccaccgcTCCTGTCCCTCTGCGGCCCTCAGAACCTGGTGGTGGCGGTGAGCGCCGAAGGCTGGTTTCACTTGTTTGACCTGACGCCAGCCAAGGTCCTAGATGCGTCGGGGCACCACGAGGCACTCGCGGGAGAGGAGCAGCGTCCGGTCTTCAAGCAGCACATCCCTGCCAACACCAAGGTCATGCTCATCGGCGACATCG ATGGAGACGGGTCCTGCGAGCTGGTGGTGGGCTACACGGACCGCGTGGTGCGGGCTTTCCGGTGGGAGGATCTGGGCGAGGGTGCCGAGCATCTGACGGGGAAGCTGGTGTTGCTCAAGAAGTGGATGCTGGAGGGTCAG GTGGACAGTCTCTCGGTGACGCCAGGGCCCCTGGGTGTCCCTGAACTGATGGTATCCCAGCCAGGCTGTGCTTACGCAATTCTACTGTGTACCTGGAACAAGGACGCCGAGTCCCCCCCCGCCTCCGAGGGGGTCACAGAGGGCAG GGAGACCCCGGCCGCCCCCCGAGATGTGGTGCTGCACCAGACGTCCGGGCGCATCCACAACAAGAACGTCTCCACACACCTCATAGGCAGCATCAAACAAG GTCACGGCCCTGAGAGCGCGGGTGCTGGCCTCTTCGCCCTCTGCACCCTGGACG GCACGCTGAAGCTCATGGAGGAAGCAGACAAGCTGCTGTGGTCAGTGCAGGTGGATCACCAGCTCTTCGCGCTCGAGAAGCTAGATGTCACG GGCAACGGACGGGAGGAGGTAGTTGCGTGTGCCTGGGATGGACAGACATATATTATTGATTACAACCGCACCGTTGTCCGCTTCCAGGTGGATGAAAATATCCGTGCCTTCTGTGCAG GCCTGTACGCCTGCAAGGAGGGCCGCAACAGCCCCTGCCTCGTGTACGTCACTTTCAACCAGAAGATCTACGTGTACTGGGAGGTGCAGCTGGAGCGCATGGAGTCGACCAACCTGCTGAAGCTGCTAGAGGCAGAGCCCGAGTACCGGAGCCTGCTGCTGGAGCTGGGCGTGG ATCCTGACGACCTCCCTGCGGCCCGTGCCCTGCTCCACCAAATGCTCTACCATCCCGACCAGCCACAGCCATGTGCTCCCTCAAGCCTCCCGGACCCCATCTCTCTGGACTTGCCCACTTAG